AATGAAACTGAATCGTAGAGATCCCGATGCTTACGGTTACATTCTTTTTCTCCCACGAAAAATTTCGGATCGTTCTCACTATGGATTCTGCGATCGTACCGGCCTCTTTTTCCGATGCGCCCGGAAGTGCGATGATGAATTCTTCTCCGCCGTAACGACCGACAATATCGTCCCTTCCGACTTTCTCCAAGAGGAGAGAAGCCAATTGGATTAAGACCTGATCCCCTTCCGGATGACCGAACTGGTCGTTAAATGCTTTGAAATGATCGGCATCGATCATCATCAAAGAAATTTGGCTTTCTTGTTTTAGAGTAAGATGAATGAGATATTGAAGCGCTTCGTTAAACGCTCTTCGATTTTTGAGTTTTGTAAGAGGATCGGTCGATGCCTGTTCAAAGAGCCGATTGTTTGCTTCTTTGAGTTCCGCCGCAAGTTGACTGATCTTTCGATTGGATTCCACGAGATCCGTGATATCGCGACCGGAAGTGTACAACAAACCTTCGTTTAAGTCCGGATAACAAGTCCATGCGAAGAATTTATAACTTCCATCGGAACATCGAAATCGATTTTGAAACGCAAGTGTGGGAATTCCTTGATTTAATTTTTCAATCTCTTTCAGAGTGGAATCCAAATCGTCAGGATGTAAGAGGTGAAACGGATTGCTACCGAGAAGATCCTTTTCAGACCAACCTAAGATCCTCTCAAAAGAAGGATTCACTTGTATGACCGTTCCGTCCAATCTTTGAATCGAAATAAGATCCAAAGAATTGTTTACAAACTTTTCTAAATTATATTCTTGTTCGAAGTTCATTTTGTTAATTTAATATTTCCTCATCCGTTCTATTCTGACGTGTTTT
The Leptospira stimsonii DNA segment above includes these coding regions:
- a CDS encoding sensor domain-containing diguanylate cyclase, whose translation is MNFEQEYNLEKFVNNSLDLISIQRLDGTVIQVNPSFERILGWSEKDLLGSNPFHLLHPDDLDSTLKEIEKLNQGIPTLAFQNRFRCSDGSYKFFAWTCYPDLNEGLLYTSGRDITDLVESNRKISQLAAELKEANNRLFEQASTDPLTKLKNRRAFNEALQYLIHLTLKQESQISLMMIDADHFKAFNDQFGHPEGDQVLIQLASLLLEKVGRDDIVGRYGGEEFIIALPGASEKEAGTIAESIVRTIRNFSWEKKNVTVSIGISTIQFH